GGGAGGGCGCGGACGATGACGGTCGGCAAAAAAGCGCCGTCGGTCAGAGAGCAACCGATGGCAAAGCGAGTGTACCGTGCCAACATACATGCCGCTCAAGTCAAAAGATTGTCCGGTGTGATTGGTGACAAGTCCCAAAAGGGAACGCAGACCATCGGTCAACTGCTTTGCGGCTTTTTCTGTGAAGGTAGACAGGAAAATCTTTTCTGGAGCCACGCCATGATAGACAATCAAATTCAGCGTGCGCCAGAGAAGGACTCGCGTTTTCCCCGAACCAGGCCCCGCTGTCAGGTAGAGCGGGCCGTCTACATGCAAAATTGCATCGCGTTGAGCGTCATTGGGCGTGAACTTTGCCATTTTCCATAGACGCTCAATAGGAGGTGGTTCGTTGTCAGTAATGGCTTGTAAGTGCTCTTGTATGGTAGTCATGCCAATGCCCTCCGGGTCAAAAGGTCAAGAACTCGCCCACCTGGTTTCATACTAATAGATGTATAGCGATGGGCCAAGGCAATCGGTATTACTGCATCCTGGTAAAGTTCCGTTTGCAGGCGTTCAATCAAGCTGATAGCAACTGGCAGATTAGTGTAACGTTTCCATTCGGTTTTTTCGTGCACAAAATCGCTTCCGGGTTCTTCTTTGGATTTATAGGGGTACGGCAGTCCAAAAACAAACGTTTTACCTTCAGGAGTTTTGAAGATGAAATCCTGCCCATAATATGTCTCAAATCCGAAGCCATTCTTAGATGGTTTGCGGCTGGCAAGGATGTATTTATAGCGATAGTCGTCGTCAATAGCAAACAGACCATCAGGGGGGAGGAAGCGATCAATCATCCTGACATAATCCATGATTTGACCGCTTTTTTGCAGACCGATCATTAAAATAGGGGGGGATCCCTTTTTTGCTAATTTTCGATTGACCTCATCAAGATAAATCATGATGCTGCGGTGTAACCAGGCCGCATTTCCAAATACTGCTAATGGTCCATCTACAAAGAAGGCAATATTTTTGAGAGCCAACAATGCTCTTTGATGAATCAAGCGTATGTAATGAATTGGAAGGAGGTGTTCTAAAATCATCATCAGGCGAGAAAGCGCCGTGCCATTTGATTGATAATCATGCACTTCTTCCCACAAACGCAAACAATCGCTGGGATACACCGGCTGTCTACAATGAGGGCAAAATTGCTGCTCTAATTTGTCCTCAAGTTCAATAGGCCCTTTTTGACAGGATGGACATTTGTGCAATTTAAGCGTGAAGGGATTTTTCGTCCCCAAGTTTCCTGCTCGCCGAGAAGCCAAATGGAAAAGCGTGCTTCGCAGACTGGTATGAAAATTACCTGGTTCAAAACGAGTTTTCTCGCTTAACAGTTGTTCATCAAGCGCTGCTCGAAAACTATCGCGCACGCTATTGTGGCCTGGCAAACAGACGTTCGCGCTTGGTAAAACAAAAGTCAAGGCAGTATTGTTATCCTGTAGAGCCGCGACTTTGAAGGGGTCTACAAAGCGGCCATCGCGTAAATTGGCGAATTCTTTCAGGCTAAATAGAACTGCCCCTACCTGAATGTATCCCAGTCGAGTGTTTGGAATACGGTCGTTGAGTGCTGATTCATAAGGGCTACCGTCAGTTGCCAGTACTAGTTTTGGCAATGCATCCTGTTTAGAACGTGGAGGTGGTTGGAAAACAGAGGCTAATTTTTTCGCTTCTTCCTCGGACGGAGGCGTCAAATATTCGCAAGTTTCCAAAAAGGCTTGAACATTGGGATTCTTGACGAAATCAGTATGTGCGGTTTTTCGGGAAAATTCATTTAGATAAGGCATTGGCTCTACTCCCCTGTTTCTGCGATGTCCCGCTCGCGGCGCTGCTCTGCTTCAGGGTCAAATTTATCAATTTGCACCGGTACAACAAAGGGGCTGGATAACGTCTTCACGCGCGCAAAACCAACATCCTGGGCGCGGATGAGCGAGTTGCCGAAATCTGCAAAATCGTAGAATTGTGCCAACTCCTTGACTTCGCGAGCATTATTCAAATGCGTGATGAACCAGTTCTCGGTGTTGGCCAGAATATTCGGATGCATGGATGAAACTTCTTGTGTAGCATAAACCAGGCTGATGCGGTATTTGGCGCCCTCTTTGGCCAACCGTGGCCAGGTTTCGGTCAAGTCCATGCCTTTGCCAATCAGGTTGTGGGCTTCTTCGATGTAAACGACAATATTGGGGGGAGTCTTCCCTTGCACAAAAATCGCCATGGAATTTTGGAATATTTTGTGCGCAATGCGCGTACTTACTTTTTCTCGAATACGTGCATCCCCTACGGACAAGTCGAGAATTACTATTTTGCCATCCTGGAGTAAATCATAGATTTCATCAGCAACTTCTGTTGTGCGTCTTGGAGAGTGATATTTAATTGCATCTGCCAGAATTTTAAAACCTGAAATGTATGTCTTGCCTTGACGTTGCGCAATCATGTCTAGCAGGGTTTTCAAGGAGTCATCTACCCAATCTTTGCCAGATGAACTTTTGAGAGGAGCTTCTTGATTGGCTTCTCGCAATGCCAAGAACCACTGCTTTGCCTGTTCCAAAGTTAAGCCGCTTCCTGTTGGATTAGGCAGTGATATGGAAGACTTCTCGCTGACTTTTGCTGAGACTTCTTTGTTTGCAGAAAATTTAATACGGAAATTCTCTGGAGGGGTAAATCCGGCTACATAGAGAAGTGTTCTGTAGGCAGCAACTCTCACTTCCCAACGCCTATGTTCGCCAACATCTGATGGATCAGGCTCATCAAGAGAAAGGTTAACGAAGGCCCGCACATAGTCGGTGGTCACTCGGTTGGCTTCTTCCAGTTCACGTTGAATGATTCCAAAACCTTCATTCAATTGGTCATAAAAATTGGTGCGCAATTCGCGAAATCCATCAGTCTTTAGCATGCGATATCGGACAGTATCGTGTGGATAAATATCTGCCAAAGCACCTTTATCCTGCTGATTGGCGTTGGCATATTCCCCATTGATGTCGTAAATAATTTGTCCGATTTTGGCGTGACTTTCATCGGCTACCCGCTTGACAACCGAGACTAATTGCTTAATCATGTTCGATTTGCCCGTGCGCGTCATACCCAACACAGCTGTACGGCGAGCCAAAAAATCAGCGGGCTGCACAAAAACCGGCACTTTCTCTGCCCCAGGAGCGCGGCGATGCAGACGGTCGGTAGAGGTGTAGCGCACAGTGCCAATTCGGAAAGGCTTTATTTCACCCTCTAACCCTAATTGTGCCGCCATTTCACGAGCAGCATTCCGTCGAATCGGATCAACATAATTGACGATGGTCTCAAGTGCCTCTCCATGCGGACGATATACGTTCAGGCGCGTAGCGGTAGCAAATGATTCCAGGTCACTGCCTAACCAGAGCTCATTGCCATCCATGAAAAAAGTTCCCAGCACGCGGCATTTCAAACCACCGAACTGCATCTCGTTGCGGGTGATATCGTCCAACTCGCGGTCCGGTGACCCCTGTGGGCTTTTCTGGTCTTTGAAGTGGTCAATCTTTGTTCGCACCAGGTCATCG
This portion of the Gammaproteobacteria bacterium genome encodes:
- a CDS encoding DNA double-strand break repair nuclease NurA, with translation MPYLNEFSRKTAHTDFVKNPNVQAFLETCEYLTPPSEEEAKKLASVFQPPPRSKQDALPKLVLATDGSPYESALNDRIPNTRLGYIQVGAVLFSLKEFANLRDGRFVDPFKVAALQDNNTALTFVLPSANVCLPGHNSVRDSFRAALDEQLLSEKTRFEPGNFHTSLRSTLFHLASRRAGNLGTKNPFTLKLHKCPSCQKGPIELEDKLEQQFCPHCRQPVYPSDCLRLWEEVHDYQSNGTALSRLMMILEHLLPIHYIRLIHQRALLALKNIAFFVDGPLAVFGNAAWLHRSIMIYLDEVNRKLAKKGSPPILMIGLQKSGQIMDYVRMIDRFLPPDGLFAIDDDYRYKYILASRKPSKNGFGFETYYGQDFIFKTPEGKTFVFGLPYPYKSKEEPGSDFVHEKTEWKRYTNLPVAISLIERLQTELYQDAVIPIALAHRYTSISMKPGGRVLDLLTRRALA
- a CDS encoding DUF87 domain-containing protein: MQNINQILATSTLGKLLQPENFVGWVYSIDYDFAYVMTNDLWKYRAQGIPHNCFLVAAAFDPQNLAQTPDEEMEVILLRVLGSAKLPQDDDLVRTKIDHFKDQKSPQGSPDRELDDITRNEMQFGGLKCRVLGTFFMDGNELWLGSDLESFATATRLNVYRPHGEALETIVNYVDPIRRNAAREMAAQLGLEGEIKPFRIGTVRYTSTDRLHRRAPGAEKVPVFVQPADFLARRTAVLGMTRTGKSNMIKQLVSVVKRVADESHAKIGQIIYDINGEYANANQQDKGALADIYPHDTVRYRMLKTDGFRELRTNFYDQLNEGFGIIQRELEEANRVTTDYVRAFVNLSLDEPDPSDVGEHRRWEVRVAAYRTLLYVAGFTPPENFRIKFSANKEVSAKVSEKSSISLPNPTGSGLTLEQAKQWFLALREANQEAPLKSSSGKDWVDDSLKTLLDMIAQRQGKTYISGFKILADAIKYHSPRRTTEVADEIYDLLQDGKIVILDLSVGDARIREKVSTRIAHKIFQNSMAIFVQGKTPPNIVVYIEEAHNLIGKGMDLTETWPRLAKEGAKYRISLVYATQEVSSMHPNILANTENWFITHLNNAREVKELAQFYDFADFGNSLIRAQDVGFARVKTLSSPFVVPVQIDKFDPEAEQRRERDIAETGE